Proteins from one Enterobacter bugandensis genomic window:
- the gcvA gene encoding glycine cleavage system transcriptional regulator GcvA translates to MSKRLPPLNALRVFDAAARHLSFTRAADELFVTQAAVSHQIKSLEDFLGLKLFRRRNRSLLLTEEGQSYFQDIKEIFSQLTEATRKLQARSAKGALTVSLLPSFAIQWLVPRLSSFNSAYPGIDVRIQAVDRQEDKLADDVDVAIFYGRGNWPGLRVEKLYAEYLLPVCSPLLLTGDKALKTPADLAQHTLLHDASRRDWQTYTRQLGLSHINVQQGPIFSHSAMVLQAAIHGQGVALANNVMAQSEIEAGRLVCPFNDVLVSKNAFYLVCHDSQAELGKIAAFRQWILAKAASEQEKFRFRYEQ, encoded by the coding sequence ATGTCAAAGCGATTGCCACCCCTTAATGCATTACGCGTTTTTGATGCAGCAGCACGTCACCTGAGCTTCACCCGTGCGGCAGATGAGCTTTTTGTGACACAGGCCGCAGTAAGTCACCAAATCAAGTCCCTGGAGGATTTCCTGGGCCTTAAGCTGTTCCGCCGACGCAATCGTTCCTTGCTGTTGACCGAAGAGGGGCAGAGCTATTTTCAGGATATTAAAGAGATTTTTTCCCAGCTCACGGAAGCCACGCGTAAGCTGCAGGCCCGCAGTGCAAAAGGTGCCCTGACTGTTAGTTTATTGCCCAGTTTTGCCATTCAGTGGTTGGTGCCAAGACTCTCAAGCTTTAACTCAGCTTATCCGGGGATCGACGTTCGAATCCAGGCGGTGGATCGTCAGGAAGACAAGCTGGCCGATGATGTGGATGTCGCCATTTTTTATGGTCGCGGCAACTGGCCGGGCTTGCGTGTCGAGAAATTATACGCAGAATATCTGCTGCCGGTCTGTTCGCCTCTGCTTTTAACAGGCGACAAGGCGCTGAAAACACCCGCTGACCTGGCGCAGCATACGCTTTTACATGATGCCTCTCGCCGCGACTGGCAAACTTATACCCGTCAATTAGGTCTTAGTCATATAAACGTGCAGCAGGGCCCCATTTTTAGCCATAGTGCGATGGTGCTACAGGCTGCCATTCACGGACAGGGCGTGGCGTTGGCGAACAACGTGATGGCGCAGTCCGAAATTGAGGCAGGCCGTCTGGTTTGCCCTTTTAATGATGTACTGGTCAGCAAGAATGCATTTTATCTGGTTTGTCATGACAGTCAGGCAGAACTGGGTAAAATAGCCGCCTTCCGGCAGTGGATACTGGCGAAAGCGGCAAGCGAGCAAGAAAAATTCCGCTTCAGGTATGAACAATAA
- a CDS encoding YgdI/YgdR family lipoprotein yields the protein MNKTAAIISACAFTFALSACSGNNYVMHTNDGRSIVSEGKPTTDNDTGMISYKDANGNKQQINRTDVKEMKEIEH from the coding sequence ATGAATAAGACAGCTGCAATCATTTCTGCCTGTGCGTTTACTTTTGCCCTGAGCGCCTGTTCTGGTAACAACTACGTGATGCACACAAACGATGGTCGTTCTATCGTTTCGGAAGGGAAACCGACTACCGATAACGATACCGGGATGATTTCGTACAAAGATGCTAACGGGAACAAGCAGCAGATCAACCGCACGGACGTGAAAGAGATGAAAGAGATCGAGCATTAA
- the xni gene encoding flap endonuclease Xni yields the protein MAVHLLIVDALNLIRRIHAVQGTPCKDTCLHALEQLIRHSEPTHVVAVFDDEARNSGWRHQRLPDYKAGRAPMPDDLHAEMPALRAAFEQRGVPCWGAQGNEADDLAATLAVKVASAGHQATIVSTDKGYCQLLSPTIRIRDYFQKRWLDAPFIASEFGVLPEQLPDYWGLAGISSSKVPGVAGIGPKSAAQLLTDFQSLEGIYARLDEVPEKWRKKLEAHKEMAFICREVATLQTDLQLDGNLQQLRLER from the coding sequence GTGGCTGTTCATTTGCTTATCGTCGACGCGCTCAATCTGATTCGCCGAATCCATGCGGTACAAGGCACGCCCTGCAAGGACACCTGCCTGCACGCGCTGGAGCAGCTTATTCGCCACAGCGAGCCGACGCACGTCGTGGCCGTGTTTGATGACGAAGCGCGCAACAGCGGCTGGCGACATCAGCGCCTGCCCGACTACAAGGCTGGACGCGCGCCGATGCCGGACGATCTCCATGCCGAAATGCCCGCTCTGCGTGCCGCCTTTGAGCAGCGCGGCGTCCCCTGCTGGGGTGCACAGGGCAATGAAGCCGACGATCTCGCGGCCACCCTGGCCGTAAAAGTGGCAAGTGCCGGGCATCAGGCCACTATCGTTTCAACTGACAAAGGCTACTGCCAGCTGCTCTCCCCAACTATCCGCATTCGCGACTATTTTCAAAAACGCTGGCTGGACGCGCCGTTTATTGCCAGCGAGTTCGGCGTCTTGCCTGAGCAACTGCCGGATTATTGGGGTCTGGCAGGCATCAGCAGCTCTAAGGTTCCGGGTGTCGCCGGTATTGGACCAAAGAGCGCCGCCCAGTTGCTGACCGATTTTCAGAGTCTGGAAGGGATTTACGCCCGTCTGGATGAGGTGCCAGAAAAGTGGCGCAAGAAGCTGGAGGCGCATAAAGAGATGGCGTTTATCTGCCGCGAGGTGGCGACGCTACAGACAGATTTACAGCTGGACGGGAATTTACAGCAGTTGCGGTTAGAACGTTAA
- the queF gene encoding NADPH-dependent 7-cyano-7-deazaguanine reductase QueF (Catalyzes the NADPH-dependent reduction of 7-cyano-7-deazaguanine (preQ0) to 7-aminomethyl-7-deazaguanine (preQ1) in queuosine biosynthesis) produces MSYENHQALTGLTLGKSTDYRDTYDASLLQGVPRSLNRDPLGLHADALPFVGGDIWTLYELSWLNARGLPQVAVGHVELDYASVNLVESKSFKLYLNSFNQTRFNSWDEVQQTLERDLAACAQGNVSVSLYRLHELEGQPIAHFHGTCIDEQDIEVENYEFSADYLENAAGGKVVEETLVSHLLKSNCLITHQPDWGSVQIQYRGPKIDREKLLRYLVSFRHHNEFHEQCVERIFNDIQRFCQPEKLSVYARYTRRGGLDINPWRTNTDFVPTTGRLVRQ; encoded by the coding sequence ATGTCTTACGAAAATCATCAGGCGTTAACCGGCCTAACGCTGGGTAAATCGACCGATTACCGCGATACCTACGATGCAAGCCTGCTGCAGGGCGTGCCGCGCAGCCTGAACCGCGATCCTCTTGGACTGCATGCGGACGCATTGCCGTTTGTCGGCGGCGATATCTGGACGCTGTACGAACTCTCCTGGCTTAACGCGCGCGGTCTGCCGCAGGTGGCCGTGGGCCACGTTGAGCTGGACTATGCCAGCGTGAACCTGGTCGAGTCCAAAAGCTTTAAGCTCTATCTCAACAGCTTCAACCAGACCCGATTCAACAGCTGGGACGAGGTTCAGCAAACGCTGGAGCGGGATTTAGCCGCCTGCGCGCAGGGGAACGTGTCCGTCTCGTTATACCGCCTGCACGAGCTGGAAGGACAGCCCATTGCCCATTTCCACGGAACCTGCATCGACGAGCAGGACATCGAGGTGGAGAATTATGAATTCAGCGCCGATTACCTCGAAAACGCGGCGGGCGGAAAAGTGGTTGAAGAGACGCTGGTCAGCCATTTGCTGAAGTCCAACTGCCTGATTACCCACCAGCCGGACTGGGGTTCGGTGCAGATCCAGTACCGAGGCCCGAAAATTGACCGGGAAAAACTGCTGCGCTATCTGGTGTCGTTCCGCCATCACAACGAATTTCACGAGCAGTGCGTGGAGCGTATTTTTAACGATATTCAGCGTTTCTGCCAGCCGGAGAAACTGAGCGTTTATGCACGCTATACCCGCCGTGGTGGGCTGGACATTAACCCGTGGCGCACCAACACCGATTTTGTGCCAACAACGGGCCGGCTGGTGCGTCAATAA
- the ppnN gene encoding nucleotide 5'-monophosphate nucleosidase PpnN, producing MITHISPLGSMDMLSQLEVDMLKRTASSDLYQLFRNCSLAVLNSGSLTDNSKELLSRFESFDINVLRRERGVKLEVINPPEEAFVDGRIIRSLQANLFAVLRDILFVNGQIHNAGRFQHLDLESSVHITNLVFSILRNARALHVGEAPNMVVCWGGHSINETEYLYARRVGTQLGLRELNICTGCGPGAMEAPMKGAAVGHAQQRYKEGRFIGMTEPSIIAAEPPNPLVNELIIMPDIEKRLEAFVRIAHGIIIFPGGVGTAEELLYLLGILMNPANKDQVLPLILTGPKESADYFRVLDEFIVHTLGEAARRHYRIIIDDAAEVARQMKKAMPLVKENRRDTGDAYSFNWSIRIAPDLQIPFEPTHENMANLKLYPDQPVEVLAADLRRAFSGIVAGNVKEMGIRAIEQYGPYKIHGDPEMMRRMDDMLQGFVAQHRMKLPGSAYIPCYEICT from the coding sequence TTGATTACACATATTAGCCCGCTTGGCTCAATGGATATGTTGTCGCAGCTGGAAGTGGACATGCTTAAACGCACGGCCAGCAGCGATCTTTATCAACTGTTTCGTAACTGTTCACTTGCCGTACTGAACTCCGGAAGCCTGACAGATAACAGTAAAGAACTGCTGTCCCGCTTCGAAAGCTTTGATATTAACGTGCTGCGCCGCGAGCGTGGCGTGAAACTGGAAGTGATCAACCCGCCGGAAGAGGCCTTTGTCGACGGGCGTATCATTCGTTCCCTTCAGGCCAACCTGTTTGCCGTCCTGCGCGACATCCTGTTTGTTAACGGGCAGATTCACAACGCGGGCCGCTTCCAGCATCTCGACCTGGAAAGCTCCGTTCATATCACCAACCTGGTGTTCTCTATTCTGCGCAACGCCCGCGCCCTGCACGTTGGCGAGGCGCCGAACATGGTCGTCTGCTGGGGCGGCCACTCGATTAACGAAACCGAATATCTCTATGCCCGTCGGGTCGGAACGCAGCTTGGCCTGCGCGAGCTGAATATCTGTACCGGCTGTGGTCCGGGTGCAATGGAAGCACCAATGAAAGGTGCAGCCGTGGGTCATGCGCAGCAGCGTTACAAAGAGGGGCGGTTTATCGGCATGACCGAGCCGTCAATCATCGCCGCTGAGCCGCCTAACCCGCTGGTCAATGAGCTGATTATCATGCCGGATATCGAGAAGCGTCTTGAGGCGTTTGTTCGTATCGCTCACGGGATTATCATCTTCCCGGGCGGCGTGGGAACGGCGGAAGAGCTGCTCTATCTGCTGGGGATTCTGATGAACCCGGCCAACAAAGATCAGGTTCTGCCGCTGATCCTGACCGGCCCGAAAGAGAGCGCCGACTACTTCCGCGTGCTGGACGAGTTTATCGTGCATACGCTGGGAGAAGCCGCGCGTCGTCACTATCGCATCATCATTGATGACGCGGCGGAAGTGGCGCGCCAGATGAAAAAAGCGATGCCGCTGGTGAAAGAGAATCGTCGTGATACCGGTGATGCGTACAGCTTTAACTGGTCAATCCGCATTGCGCCTGACCTGCAGATCCCGTTCGAGCCGACCCATGAAAATATGGCGAACCTGAAACTCTACCCGGACCAGCCGGTGGAAGTGCTGGCCGCCGACCTGCGTCGCGCCTTCTCCGGGATTGTGGCGGGCAACGTGAAGGAGATGGGCATCCGCGCGATTGAGCAGTATGGTCCGTACAAGATCCATGGCGACCCGGAGATGATGCGCCGTATGGACGACATGCTTCAGGGCTTTGTGGCTCAACACCGCATGAAGTTGCCGGGTTCAGCCTACATTCCGTGCTACGAAATCTGCACGTAA
- a CDS encoding HAAAP family serine/threonine permease, with translation METTQTSTVASIESRSGWRKTDTMWMLGLYGTAIGAGVLFLPINAGVGGLIPLIIMAIIAFPMTYFAHRGLTRFVLSGKNPGEDITEVVEEHFGVGAGKLITLLYFFAIYPILLVYSVAITNTVESFMTHQLHMTPPPRAILSLILIVGMMTIVRFGEQMIVKAMSVLVFPFVAALMLLACYLIPQWNGAALETLSLSSASATGNGLLMTLWLAIPVMVFSFNHSPIISSFAVAKREEYGNGAEKKCSSILARAHVMMVLTVMFFVFSCVLSLSPADLAAAKEQNISILSYLANHFNAPLIAWMAPIIAMIAITKSFLGHYLGAREGFNGMVIKSLRGKGKSIEINKLNKITALFMLLTTWAVATLNPSILGMIETLGGPVIAMILFLMPMYAIQKVPAMRKYSGQVSNVFVVIMGLIAISAIFYSLYTMF, from the coding sequence ATGGAAACCACTCAAACCAGCACCGTTGCTTCGATTGAATCCCGAAGTGGTTGGCGCAAAACGGATACCATGTGGATGCTGGGCCTTTACGGCACGGCAATCGGCGCTGGTGTACTGTTCCTTCCTATCAACGCAGGCGTCGGCGGTCTGATTCCGCTGATCATCATGGCCATCATCGCCTTCCCGATGACCTACTTCGCACACCGCGGTCTGACCCGCTTCGTGCTGTCCGGTAAAAACCCGGGCGAAGACATCACCGAAGTGGTTGAAGAACATTTCGGCGTTGGCGCAGGTAAACTGATTACCCTGCTCTACTTCTTCGCGATTTACCCAATCCTGCTCGTCTACAGCGTGGCGATCACCAACACCGTTGAAAGCTTCATGACGCACCAGCTGCACATGACGCCGCCACCGCGTGCCATTCTGTCTCTGATCCTGATCGTCGGCATGATGACCATCGTGCGCTTCGGCGAGCAGATGATTGTTAAGGCCATGAGCGTGCTGGTCTTCCCGTTTGTGGCTGCGCTGATGCTGCTGGCCTGCTACCTGATCCCACAGTGGAACGGTGCAGCGCTGGAAACCCTGTCCCTGAGCAGCGCGTCTGCGACCGGTAACGGCCTGCTGATGACCCTGTGGCTGGCGATCCCGGTAATGGTCTTCTCCTTCAACCACTCCCCAATCATCTCCTCTTTCGCCGTGGCGAAACGCGAAGAGTACGGTAATGGTGCAGAGAAGAAGTGCTCCAGCATCCTGGCCCGCGCTCACGTGATGATGGTGCTGACCGTGATGTTCTTCGTCTTCAGCTGCGTACTGAGCCTCTCCCCGGCGGACCTGGCGGCAGCGAAAGAACAGAACATCTCTATTCTGTCTTACCTGGCGAACCACTTTAACGCACCGCTGATTGCGTGGATGGCACCGATCATCGCGATGATCGCCATCACCAAATCCTTCCTGGGCCACTACCTGGGTGCGCGTGAAGGCTTCAACGGTATGGTGATTAAATCTCTGCGCGGTAAAGGCAAGAGCATTGAAATCAACAAGCTGAACAAAATCACTGCACTGTTCATGCTGCTCACCACCTGGGCGGTAGCGACCCTGAACCCAAGCATCCTGGGCATGATTGAAACCCTGGGTGGCCCGGTTATCGCGATGATTCTGTTCCTGATGCCGATGTACGCGATTCAGAAAGTGCCTGCCATGCGCAAGTACAGCGGCCAGGTCAGCAACGTGTTTGTGGTTATCATGGGCCTTATCGCTATCTCTGCGATCTTCTACTCCCTGTACACCATGTTCTGA
- the sdaB gene encoding L-serine ammonia-lyase II: MISVFDIFKIGIGPSSSHTVGPMKAGKQFTDDLIARGILHDITRVVVDVYGSLSLTGKGHHTDIAIIMGLAGNLPDTVDIDAIPGFIQDVNTHGRLLLANGEHEVEFPVDHCMNFHADNLSLHENGMRITALAGDKAVYSQTYYSIGGGFIVDEDHFGQTTTSSVEVPYPYKTAADLQRHCQETGLSLSGLMMKNELALHSKEELEQHFASVWEVMRGGIERGITTEGVLPGKLRVPRRAAALRRMLVSTDKTTTDPMAVVDWINMFALAVNEENAAGGRVVTAPTNGACGIVPAVLAYYDKFIREVNANSLARYLLVASAIGSLYKMNASISGAEVGCQGEVGVACSMAAAGLAELLGASPAQVCIAAEIGMEHNLGLTCDPVAGQVQVPCIERNAIASVKAVNAARMALRRTSEPRVCLDKVIETMYETGKDMNAKYRETSRGGLAMKIVTCD; this comes from the coding sequence ATGATTAGCGTATTCGATATTTTCAAAATCGGTATTGGTCCTTCCAGCTCTCACACCGTCGGACCAATGAAAGCCGGTAAGCAGTTCACGGATGACTTGATTGCACGCGGCATTCTGCACGACATCACCCGCGTGGTTGTCGATGTGTACGGCTCGCTTTCCCTGACCGGGAAAGGCCACCATACCGATATCGCCATTATCATGGGCCTGGCGGGAAATCTGCCGGATACCGTTGATATTGACGCGATCCCTGGCTTCATCCAGGACGTGAACACCCACGGTCGTTTGCTGCTGGCAAACGGTGAGCATGAGGTTGAATTCCCGGTTGACCACTGCATGAATTTCCATGCGGACAACCTGTCGCTGCACGAAAACGGCATGCGCATTACCGCGCTGGCCGGCGACAAAGCGGTTTACAGCCAGACGTATTACTCCATCGGCGGCGGCTTTATCGTCGACGAAGACCACTTTGGTCAAACCACCACCTCTTCTGTTGAGGTGCCGTATCCGTACAAAACCGCGGCGGATCTCCAGCGCCACTGCCAGGAGACGGGGCTTTCCCTCTCTGGCCTGATGATGAAAAACGAGCTGGCCCTTCACAGCAAAGAGGAGCTGGAACAGCACTTCGCTAGCGTCTGGGAAGTGATGCGCGGCGGCATTGAGCGCGGGATCACCACCGAAGGCGTTCTGCCGGGCAAGCTTCGCGTACCGCGTCGTGCGGCGGCGCTACGTCGTATGCTGGTGAGCACCGACAAAACGACAACGGACCCGATGGCCGTCGTCGACTGGATCAACATGTTCGCCCTGGCGGTGAACGAAGAGAACGCCGCAGGGGGCCGCGTCGTCACGGCGCCAACCAACGGTGCCTGCGGTATCGTTCCGGCCGTGCTGGCGTACTACGACAAGTTTATCCGTGAAGTGAACGCTAACTCCCTGGCGCGCTACCTGCTGGTCGCCAGCGCGATTGGTTCTCTGTATAAAATGAACGCCTCCATTTCCGGTGCGGAAGTAGGCTGTCAGGGCGAAGTCGGCGTGGCATGCTCCATGGCGGCAGCGGGCCTGGCGGAACTGTTGGGTGCAAGCCCGGCGCAGGTCTGCATCGCTGCGGAAATCGGCATGGAACATAACCTGGGGCTAACCTGCGATCCGGTTGCCGGACAGGTACAGGTGCCGTGCATCGAGCGTAACGCCATCGCCTCCGTCAAAGCGGTGAACGCGGCGCGTATGGCGCTGCGCCGCACCAGTGAGCCGCGCGTCTGTCTCGATAAAGTTATCGAAACCATGTACGAAACCGGTAAAGATATGAACGCCAAATACCGCGAAACCTCTCGCGGCGGCCTGGCGATGAAGATCGTAACCTGCGATTAA
- the rlmM gene encoding 23S rRNA (cytidine(2498)-2'-O)-methyltransferase RlmM has product MNKVVLYCRPGFEKECAAEITDKAAKREVFGFARVKENAGYVVFECYQPEDADKLARELPFSSLIFARQMFVAGELLKDLPPEDRITPIVGMLQGVVEKGGDLRVEVADTNESKELMKFCRKFTVPLRAALRDAGILTNYETPKRPVVHIFFIAPGCCYAGYSYTNNNSPFFMGIPRLKFPADAPSRSTLKLEEAFHVFIPADEWDERLANGMYAVDLGACPGGWTYQLVKRNMWVSSVDNGPMAQSLMDTGQVTWLREDGFRYRPTRNNISWMVCDMVEKPAKVAALMASWLVNGWCRETIFNLKLPMKKRYEEVSQNLAYIQAQLDEHGINVEIQARQLYHDREEVTVHIRRWWAAVGGRRDER; this is encoded by the coding sequence ATGAATAAGGTTGTTTTATATTGTCGCCCGGGGTTTGAGAAAGAGTGCGCCGCGGAAATTACCGATAAAGCGGCGAAGCGCGAAGTCTTCGGCTTTGCTCGCGTAAAAGAAAATGCGGGCTATGTGGTATTCGAGTGTTATCAGCCTGAAGACGCCGACAAGCTGGCGCGCGAGCTGCCGTTCAGCTCGCTGATCTTCGCCCGCCAGATGTTCGTCGCGGGTGAGTTGCTGAAAGATCTTCCGCCGGAAGATCGCATCACGCCGATTGTGGGAATGCTGCAGGGCGTGGTGGAGAAGGGCGGCGACCTGCGCGTTGAGGTTGCCGATACCAACGAAAGCAAAGAGCTGATGAAGTTTTGCCGTAAGTTCACCGTGCCGCTGCGCGCAGCGCTGCGTGACGCGGGCATACTGACAAACTACGAAACGCCGAAGCGTCCGGTGGTGCATATCTTCTTTATCGCACCGGGCTGCTGCTATGCGGGCTATTCGTACACCAATAACAATTCGCCATTCTTTATGGGCATCCCGCGCCTGAAGTTCCCTGCAGATGCGCCGAGCCGTTCAACCCTGAAGCTTGAAGAGGCGTTTCACGTCTTTATCCCGGCAGATGAGTGGGACGAGCGTTTGGCTAACGGCATGTATGCCGTCGACCTTGGCGCGTGCCCGGGCGGCTGGACCTATCAGCTGGTGAAACGCAACATGTGGGTGTCGTCTGTGGATAACGGCCCAATGGCGCAAAGCCTGATGGACACTGGACAGGTCACCTGGCTGCGAGAGGACGGTTTCCGCTATCGCCCAACCCGCAACAACATCTCGTGGATGGTGTGCGACATGGTGGAGAAGCCGGCGAAAGTGGCCGCGCTGATGGCCTCCTGGCTGGTGAACGGCTGGTGCCGTGAGACCATTTTCAACCTCAAGCTGCCGATGAAAAAGCGCTACGAGGAGGTATCCCAGAACCTGGCCTATATTCAGGCACAGCTGGATGAGCACGGTATTAACGTGGAGATCCAGGCGCGTCAGTTGTACCACGACCGCGAAGAGGTGACGGTACACATCCGTCGCTGGTGGGCGGCTGTAGGCGGACGTCGCGACGAGCGATAG
- a CDS encoding DUF423 domain-containing protein: protein MTSRFMLIFAAVSGFIFVALGAFGAHVLSKSLGAVEMGWIQTGLEYQAFHTLAIFGLAVAMQRRISIWFYWSSVFMALGTVLFSGSLYCLALSHLRLWAFVTPVGGVSFLAGWVLMFIGAIRLKRKGVVHE from the coding sequence ATGACCAGCCGATTCATGCTGATTTTTGCCGCGGTGAGTGGCTTTATTTTTGTTGCACTGGGCGCCTTTGGCGCGCACGTATTGAGCAAGTCTTTGGGCGCCGTCGAGATGGGCTGGATCCAGACCGGCCTTGAATACCAGGCGTTTCATACGCTGGCTATTTTTGGGCTGGCGGTGGCGATGCAGCGCCGGATAAGCATCTGGTTTTACTGGAGTAGCGTATTTATGGCGCTGGGTACCGTGCTGTTTAGCGGCAGCCTTTACTGTCTGGCCCTCTCGCATTTGCGCCTGTGGGCGTTTGTTACACCTGTCGGCGGCGTGAGCTTCCTGGCGGGTTGGGTATTAATGTTTATCGGAGCTATCCGTCTGAAACGCAAGGGCGTTGTTCATGAATAA